The Cytobacillus oceanisediminis genomic interval GATTTAATGAGGATTGGCCCAAGGAATGTAGAGGCGGTAAAACAGGAACTTTCATCCTTGAAAATTGCCATTTTAGCTGAAGATGTGGGGGGCCACAGCGGCAGAACAATCGAATTTAACCCTCAATCAGGCGAACTGATGATTCGGACTGTAAACAAAGTTCAAGTGATTATTTAAGCGCATGTTTTAAAGTATGTGCAGTTTTTAAAGAATCAGCTTTTTTATTCCGCTTTAAAAAATCTGTAAGCAAAATTCGCAAATTACTAGATTATCACCGCCAGCCATAAAAGCTGATTTTTCTCCGGCTTATTTTTAAATCTCTCCAATAACCTCTTCGAAGAACACGTCCCCTCTTTGTTGGTTAAAAGTGAGCGGTGAAGACGGAAGTTAATATTTTTATAGGAAACATTTTGATATACTGACAACAATAGTTAATAGAAATGGAAACGTTTGAGGAGGATGGCCATGGCAGACCTGATAACAGAAGAAAGCACATACTGGGCTAAATGGGTCGACTCTCGTGATGCTCAAGCGGGGAATTTTCTTGTGAAAAAATATTTGCCTCTTGTAAGCTATCATGTACAGCGGGTATCCGCTACCCTGCCGAAGAATGTTTCAAGAGATGACATTCGAAGCCTGGGGCTAATGGGGTTATATGACGCGCTGGAAAAATTTGATCCTGCAAGAGATTTGAAATTTGATACATATGCTTCTTTTCGCATTCGCGGTGCAATTCTGGATGGATTAAGAAAAGAAGATTGGCTTCCCCGAAGTACGAGGGATAAAGCGAAAAAAATTGAAACTGCCATTGAGAAGCTGGAGCAGCGGCTGATGCGCAATGCAACTGTACATGAAATTGCTGAAGAAGCAGAGATGCAGGAAGATGAAGTGTATTCTGTTATGAACGAACAATTTTACGCAAACATCCTTTCAATTGATGAACAGCCCGATGCTGAAGAAAAAGATGGAAGTTACTACATTAAGGATGAAAAAGCAATTATTCCAGAAGAAAAGGTATTAAAGAATGAAATTTTGGAAGAAATGGCTGAAAAAATCTTACAATTAAATGAAAAAGAGCAGCTGGTGCTAAGTTTATTTTATAAAGAGGAATTAACACTGACAGAAATTGGCGAAGTAATGGGCTTATCTACCTCCCGTATATCTCAAATACATTCAAAGTCAATTTTTAAGCTGAGGCAGCTGCTGGAAAAAGCAATATAACCTTATGTCATTTCTTTCTACAAAGGAAGGAATCAGCATGGAAAATCAATTTCAAATTATAGTCGATCCTCAACGCTTAGCTGCTTTAATTCAGCCGTTAGATATTAATAAGCTGGATGGAGCCGTTCACCATGAAAATTTGCACAAACTGCTTGCTGACGAAAAGATCACACTCGGTGTGAGCGAAGAAATAATCCAGAGAATCTGCAAAGATCCTTTCTCAGTGGAATATCCCATTCTATTAGCAAAAGGAATACCTGCAGAAAACGGCAGTGATGCATACCTGTTAAATGAAGTCACTTTTGACCAGCAAACGAGGAAAAAGGGATTTAATTTTAGAGATGTTCTCCATATTCCTTCTGTTAAAAAGGGACAGCTCCTGGCATCTGTTATTCCTTCTACCCCCGGTGCTCCCGGAAAAGATATTTTTGGACAGTCCGTACCGGCAAAGAATGGAAAATCTTTAAGAGTCAAAGCAGGAAAGAATGTATTTGTAAATGGCGACAAATATTATTCGCTATTGGATGGTCAGGTTAGTTTTACTCCAAACAGCATTTCTGTAAATCCGGTGTTTGAAGTGATTGGCGACCTTGACTTGAAAACCGGGAATATAAATTTTGTTGGGAATGTTATGATACGCGGCAATGTTCCTGCCGGTTATGAGATTAAAGCTGGAGGCGACATCATTGTTACCGGTCTGGTGGAAGGCTCTTTGTTGCAGGCGGATGGCAATGTGCTTATTTCTGGCGGAATTTCCGGCAGTCATAAAGGTTCAGTTATATCGGGAGGTTCTGTTCAGGCAGCATACCTAAATCAGGCAAAAGTAACTGCTGAACAGGACGTAATAATAACAAAATCAATCCTCCACAGTCATGTTCATGCTGGCGGAGCGATTAGGTGCAGCGGCGCATTGGTCATTGGAGGTAAGCTTCTGTCCGGCTCTGATATGGAGATTAAAGAACTGGGCAATCACTTATTTACTAAGACGGAGCTTTTTGCAGGGATGAACTCCAATTTGGATAAGGCCGAAAAAGAGCTCTTAAACGAATCAGCCAAACTGCAGGAAACAATCAAAAAGCTGGATAGTATTGAAGGAAGACTGACAGAAATGGCCAGGCTTACAGGAAAGCTGTCGGAAGAGCAAAGAACCATTATACTCAAACAAAGGGCCACAAAAGCCCATTTGCAGGATAAATTGACCAAAATAAATGAAGAGCTTGCCGAACTGGAAAAAGAAAAAGATGAAAAAATGAATGCTTCGATTCTTATTTATGGAAAGGTCTATCCAAACACTTCTATGCATTTTGGAAAATATTCAAAAGTGATCCGGCAGACAGTCAAATCTTTTAAGTTCCATTTTTCAAAGGGAGAAATAAGAAGTGATCCTTTAGAAACAGCGAAAAACGATCCTTTATTAAGGAAGTGATCTGGGATGAGTTTAAAATCAATAGAACTGCAGATAGCACTGCCAAGAACGTTTGACGCAGGTAAAATCCAGGATCAGCTTCAGCAGAGGGGACAGACAATCAGCGGGTTTGCTGCCGAAAGTACACGGGAAAATGGTGAGAAGCAGCGGACGACCGTGATAAAACATGAGCAGAAACAAAATGTCAATCTTGGCAATGATGACAGCGAAAGCCAAAAAGAGGCCGGGGGACATGATCGGAAAGAAAATCAGAAAAAAGACAGCAATGACAAACAGAACCATCCGTACAAAGGGAAGGTTATTGACTACAGCGGATAGAGGGATATCATGACAGCTTTTCTATTAGCTATTAGCCTGCTGCTGAATATTGTAGCGTTATTAGCCATTATTTTGCTGTTTCTGCGTCAGAATAAATTAATGGAAACAGAGAAAAAACAGGAGAAAGTGCTTGTTGAAATGGAAGAGGTTATATCTTCTTACCTTATTCAAATGAAGGAAGAAAACGATGATTTTATTAACAAATTTTCGCAGATAAATGCTAAAAACCAAATATCTGTAAAAGAAAAAAGTATCCGGTTAAATACGGAAGGAAAAAGTGATGAACATATAGCTAGTGCTGATGAGAAATCAATACGAATAGCCAGAGCATCCGTATTCCAGGCATCTAAAGCCTACAAAAATAATTTAAGGGCTTCAGAGGAAGAATTGAATGAAACAGAAGGTTTAACATCTATAAAGGAAGCTGAATCTGTAATGCAGTCAGACAGCAGTCAGCGGGCTAAAGAAGCGATTTTTTCATCAATGGAAGATCAAGTGTTTGTGATGAAAAAACAGGGAATGAATGTGGAGGATATTGCAAAGAAATTAGGAAAAGGGAAGACAGAAATCGAGTTAATGCTTAAATTTCGTCAAAATCAGCAAGAATAGCTTGATTGTGGAAAACACTTATGCTATATTAACAAATGGTGTTAATACACACGCTTATGGATTTAGCCGGATGGTGCTGTTCACATGCAGTTGCCGGCTGAAAATGATATGGGCGGAGGAAATAAAAACCATTAGGAGGAAACACAAATGTCAGTAATTTCAATGAAGCAATTGCTTGAAGCTGGTGTACACTTCGGACACCAAACACGCCGCTGGAACCCTAAGATGAAGAAATATATCTTCACTGAGCGTAACGGCATCTACATCATCGACCTTCAAAAGACTGTTAAGAAGGTAGAAGAGGCTTACAACTTCGTTAAGGAGCTTGCTGGAAACGGCGGTACAATCCTTTTCGTAGGAACTAAGAAACAAGCTCAAGATTCTGTTAAAGAAGAAGCAATCCGTTCTGGTATGTTCTATGTGAACCAGCGCTGGTTGGGCGGAACTTTAACAAACTTTGAAACAATCCAAAAGCGTATTGCGCGTTTAAAGGATATCGAAAGAATGTCTGAAGACGGAACTTTCGAAGTTCTTCCTAAAAAAGAAGTTGTTCAATTGAAGAAAGAGCAAGAGCGCTTAGAGAAGTTCTTAGGCGGAATCAAAGACATGAAGAGCCTTCCAGATGCTCTATTCATCATTGACCCGCGCAAAGAGCGAATTGCTGTTGCAGAAGCACATAAATTAAACATCCCTATCGTTGGTATCGTTGATACAAACTGTGATCCGGATGAAATTGATGTTGTAATTCCTGCAAACGATGATGCTATCCGTGCTGTTAAATTGTTAACAGGCAAAATGGCAGATGCTATCCTTGAAGCTAAACAAGGTGAAGAAGTTACAACTGCTTAATAGAAAAGCGGAGGCGCCTTGGAGCGCAGGAGCTGTACTGCTCTAAGGTGCTTTTTTCTTGATTTAAAGAAGGTGATAAGAGGGAGCACCCTTTATCACCTTTTTTTAAAGAAAAGCCAAAGTTTAGTTTTCCATACAGCTATAAATGGTAAAGATATTATTACATAACTCATTAAGGAGGATCTCATAATGGCAATTACTGCTCAAATGGTTAAAGAACTTCGTGAAAAAACAGGCGCAGGCATGATGGACTGCAAAAAAGCACTTCAGGAAACTGATGGTGATATGGAAAAAGCAATCGACTTCCTTCGTGAAAAAGGAATCGCTAAAGCTGCTAAGAAAGGTGACCGTATTGCTGCGGAAGGTCTTACTTCTGTTAAAGTTGACGGAAACGAAGCTGTTATCCTTGAAGTAAACTCTGAAACAGATTTCGTTGCAAAGAACGAAGGATTCCAAACTCTTGTAAAAGAAATCGCTGAGCATTTGCTTGCTAATAAGCCGGCTTCTGTAGAAGAAGCAGCTGGCCAGACAATGGCTAACGGTGCAACTTTAGAATCTCACATCAACAGTGCGATTGCTAAAATCGGAGAAAAGCTTTCTCTTCGCCGCTTCGAAATCAAAACAAAAACTGACAGCGATGCTTTCGGTGCTTACCTTCACATGGGCGGACGCATTGGTGTGTTAACAGTTCTTGAGGGAACAACTGACGAAGATGCAGCGAAAGATGTTGCAATGCATATTGCTGCCCTAAACCCTAAATATGTATCTCGTGATGAAGTATCACAGGACGAAGTAGAGCGCGAGCGTCAAGTGTTAACTCAGCAAGCTCTTAACGAAGGCAAGCCTGAGAACATCGTTGCTAAGATGGTTGAAGGGCGCCTTGGCAAATATTTCGAAGATGTTTGCGTAAACGACCAGGCTTTTGTTAAAAACCCTGATCAAAAAGTAGGCAAATTCGTTGAATCTAAAGGCGGAAAAATCCTTGAGTTCGTTCGCTACGAAGTTGGAGAAGGCATCGAAAAGCGTGAGGACAACTTCGCTGAAGAAGTAATGAACCAGGTTAAGAAGTAATTTTTGAATATTAATTAATTCAGCTATGATTCAGGGAACACTTTGTGTTCCCTGTTTTTCAAGAATGAGATAAAATTAAAGAAGCTATGGTGAGTTTTTATACTACATATGGAGGTTCTTATGAGCAGCCCTAAATACAAACGCGTGGTCTTGAAATTAAGTGGAGAAGCTTTAGCAGGAGAGCAAGGTTTCGGAATTAATCCTTCAGTGATTAAATCAATTGCTGCACAGGTTAAGGATCTGGCTGCATTAGGTGTTGAGGTTGCCGTTGTTGTCGGCGGCGGAAACATCTGGCGCGGAAAGATCGGAGAAGAAATGGGTATGGACAGAGCAAATGCCGACTATATGGGAATGCTTGCTACTGTCATGAACTCATTGGCGTTGCAGGATAGCCTCGAGAATCTCGGAGTAGAGACGAGAGTTCAAACCTCAATCGAGATGAGGCAGGTCGCTGAACCGTACATCCGCAGAAGAGCCATCCGCCATCTTGAGAAAAAGCGGGTTGTGATCTTTGCTGCAGGAACCGGAAATCCTTACTTCTCTACTGATACAACAGCAGCATTGCGAGCTGCAGAAATTGAAGCAGAAGTAATTCTAATGGCGAAAAACAATGTAGATGGCGTTTATTCAGCTGACCCTCGCATTGATAAAAATGCTAAGAAATATGATGAGCTTTCCTATCTTGATGTATTGAAAGAAGGATTGGCTGTCATGGATTCTACAGCTTCATCTTTATGCATGGATAACAACATTCCATTAATTGTGTTCTCAATTATGGAAAAAGGCAATATTAACCGCGCCGTAATGGGTGAAACAATCGGAACAATCGTTAGGGGGAAAAAATAATGCCAAAACAAGTTATTGCAGATGCAAAAGAAAGAATGACTAAAGCAATTTCAGCTTACACAAGGGAGCTTGCGAGCATCCGTGCAGGTAAAGCAAATGCTTCATTGCTTGATCGCATCACTGTTGATTACTATGGTGCGCCGACTCCTGTAAATCAGCTTGCCGGGGTGTCTGCTCCAGAAGCACGCCTTTTAGTCATTACTCCTTATGACAAATCCATTCTTGGAGAAATTGAAAAAGCCATTCTTAAATCTGATATCGGCTTAAATCCGTCAAATGACGGCAGTGTTATCAGACTGGCTATTCCTCAGCTTACTGAAGAACGCCGCAAAGAGCTCGTAAAGGTTGTCAAAAAAGAATCTGAAGACGCCAAAGTTGCTATCCGGAATGTTCGCCGCGATGCCAATGATGACCTTAAGAAGCTTGAGAAAAATGGGGAGATCACAGAAGACGATCTTCGCGGTTTTTCTGACGACATTCAAAAACTTACTGATGACCACATCAGTAAGATTGACGAATTAACAAAAGAAAAAGAAAAAGAAATTCTTGCAGTCTAATGACTCTATACTGAGAACCCTCTATCAATAGGGGGTTCTTTTACTCTTTGGGAGCATACATAATCAGATCGTGTGTTTATGCGCTGACTTCGCTGAAATATGCGCAGAAGTATAGCATTCCTATCCTGAATTTAGTTTCTTGTAACATACTCTTTTATAGAGATATATTTAATTATTTTTGGTATGATATTATCATGCGGAAAGAGGCAATATCATAATTTTACCATTAGAATAATCTCTAAAAGATACTATGACTGAATATCAGCTATCAATCAGCGGGGAAAAACCCCCAATGACTGAAGTTTCACTTTATCTTTTATCGGAGGATTAACCTATTTTAAAGGAGCAGACTTATGTTTGATAAAATGAAGTTATGGAAGTCCCAAAACAGTTCTTCCGATCTCCGAGAGAGAGTTGAAAAAATAAAAGAATTGCAAATTCCTGAGCATGTTGCCATCATTATGGATGGAAATGGAAGATGGGCAAAAAAAAGAGCTCTTCCAAGAGTTGCCGGCCATCATGAGGGAATGAAGGTTGTCCGAAAAATCACCAGATTTGCAAGTGATATTGGAGTAAAGACCTTAACTTTATATGCATTCTCTACTGAAAATTGGAAAAGGCCTAAAATGGAAGTGGACTTTCTTATGAAACTGCCTGAGGAATTTCTGGGAACTTTCCTTCCAGAACTGATAGAAGAGAATGTGCAAGTAAGAATGATTGGTTATTTTGACCACTTGCCTGCCCATACCCGCAATGCAGTTTCCAAAGCGATGGAAGAGACAAAGAATAACACCGGCCTGGTGTTGAACTTTGCACTTAATTATGGAAGCAGAGCCGAAATACTCGAAGCCGTCAAGCATGTCTTAAATGATTGCAAAAGTGGTATAATGGATGAAAATGAATTAAATGAAGAAAAATTCTCATCCTACCTCATGACGGGCGGGCTAAAGGATCCCGATCTGCTGATTCGTACAAGCGGTGAAATCAGATTAAGCAATTTTATGCTTTGGCAGCTTGCATACACAGAATTCTGGTTTACGGATGTATTATGGCCGGATTTCAATGAAGAGCAAATGCTCGAAGCAATCGAGGTATTCCAAAGCCGCCAAAGGCGTTTTGGGGGAGTACAATAAAGGTGTTGAAAAATTGAATGAAGCAGCGTATTATCACAGCAATTATATTTGGTGCAGTCCTCCTGCCAGTCATTATCTATGGAGGCATGCCAATCATCATCCTGGCATACTTGCTGGCATCCATTGCACTATATGAACTATTGAAAATGAGAAATTTAAGCTTATTCTCGATTCCAGGCATTATTTCTTTACTATTATTGTGGATTTTCCTTTTGCCTAAAGAATTTCACTCAATCCTGGATGATTTGAATTATACAAAAATTGAGGTAGCTCTTTTTGGGGTGCTTCTTTTCTTAACGTATACGGTTGCAACAAAAAATAAATTTACTTTTGATGATGTGGCTTTTTCGACTATGTCTACTTTATATGTTGGCATTGGGTTTTACTATTTTATGGAGACCCGCTTCGCAGATCAGGGTCTGACATATCTCTTTTTTGCATTATTCCTTATTTGGGCAACAGATTCAGGTGCCTACTTTATAGGGAAAGCGATGGGAAAGAAGAAGCTTTGGCCTGAAATCAGCCCGAATAAGACTGTGGAAGGTTCACTTGGTGGTGTAGTCTGTGCTCTTGCCGTGGCGGTATTATTTATTATCTTCACAGATATTGATGAGTCCATGCTGGGATTATTAGTGATTACAGCCATCTTGTCAGTGTTCGGGCAAATAGGGGACTTAGTGGAATCAGCATTAAAGCGTCATTATAACGTAAAAGACTCAGGAAATATTCTGCCTGGCCATGGCGGGATTCTGGACCGTTTTGACAGCTTATTATTCGTCCTGCCATTGCTCCACTTTTTTCACTTGCTGTAAAGCAATGGGCAGAGAGCAGCTTACGAATATTAGATAACTGCCTAGCTCCAGCGCCTGCCCCCTCGAGGTCATAAGACGATCCTCCCAGAAAGGCAAAGAACGCCTCTCCGAGAGGCTCGTCTTATGCTAGTCGGGGGTGGGCAAGGCGCTTCCGCTTTTCTTATAGGAGGAGACTATGAAACATATCAGTTTAATGGGTGCAACAGGGTCGATTGGGACACAGACCCTTGATATCATTAAGGAACACCCAGAGGAATTTAAGCTAGCAGCCATGTCTGCAGGCAGAAATATAGATCTTGCCCGGAAAATTATCTCTGACTTTCAGCCAGAACTTGTTTCACTATCAGAAAAAAGTTCTGCAGATATTCTTAAAGCTGAGTTTCCCGGCATAACATTTACATATGGACATGAAGGTTTGATAGAAGTAGCTGTTTACCCAAAATCTGAAATACTGGTTAATGCAGTTTTAGGCAGCGTAGGACTTGATTCCACATTGCAGGCGATTGAGGAAAAGAAGACAATAGCTATCGCAAATAAGGAAACCCTTGTGACTGCCGGCCATCTGGTCATGGAAGCAGCAAAGCGAAACGGTGTAATGCTTCTTCCTGTAGACAGTGAACACTCAGCTATTTTTCAATCCCTGCAGGGGGAAAAAGAGAAAAATATTGAAAGGCTCATTTTGACAGCTTCTGGAGGAAGCTTCAGAGACCGCTCCCGCAAGGAATTAGAAAATGTGACAGTTGAAGAGGCGCTTAATCATCCGAATTGGTCAATGGGAGCAAAAATCACCATCGATTCTGCAACTATGATGAATAAGGGACTTGAAGTAATTGAAGCACATTGGCTTTTCTCCATGGATTACAGTAAAATAGATGTCCTTCTTCACAAAGAAAGCATTATCCATTCCATGGTGGAATTTCATGACAGCAGTGTAATCGCACAGCTTGGCACTCCGGATATGAGAGTACCAATTCAATATGCTTTAACTTATCCTGAAAGGCTCCCGCTCCGAACAGCAAACCGGCTGAATCTTGCTGAAATTGGCAAACTCCATTTTGAAGAAATGGACTTTGAACGCTTTCGCTGCCTGAAGTTTGCCTATGAAGCCGGAAAAGCTGGCGGATCAATGCCAGCTGTATTAAATGCAGCAAATGAAGCTGCTGTTGCTGCATTCTTAGATGGAAAGATTACCTTTCTGCAAATAGAAGATTTCATCGAAAGAGCACTGGGCAGCCATGACATTATCTCAAATCCAAGTCTTGATGAGATCCAGGAAACAGATTTGGAAACGAGGAAATATGTTAACTCGCTTCTATAAGCTTGCGTTCAAATGCTGAATGGTGGAAGCAGATATAAATTTCAATAACACTCACCAGCGCATTTGAACAACCTCTAAAAAAAGGTGGTTAAAACTTGAGTACAGTAATAGCCTTTATTGTTATTTTCGGGGCACTGGTATTTTTCCATGAACTGGGACATTTAATATTTGCAAAAAGAGCAGGAATTCTCTGCCGCGAGTTCGCTATTGGATTCGGCCCTAAAGTGTTTTCCTTTAAAAAAGATGAAACAGTTTATACGATTCGTTTATTGCCAATAGGCGGGTTTGTGCGCATGGCCGGTGAAGATCCCGAGATGGTGGAAATTAAACCTGGCTACCGCATTGGCCTGATCCTTGATGACAACGAGGAAGTAAGCAAAATTATTTTAAATAATAAAGATAAATATCCAAATGCAAGAATAGTTGAAGTTGAAGCTGCTGATATTGAGCATGCCCTTGAAATTAAAGGATATGTTGAGGGCGAAGAGGAAGAGTCAATTCAATTTTTTAAAATCAGCCGTTCAGCCGTACTGGTTGAGGATGGAACAGAAACGCTCATTGCCCCTTATGACCGTCAATTTGCATCAAAGACATTGGGCCAGAGAACTATGGCGATTTTCGCAGGTCCAATGATGAATTTTGTTCTTGCTTTTATCGTTTTTGTTCTAATAGCCTTATTGCAGGGAATTCCAACTAATGAACCTGCACTGGGCAAGCTGACCCCTGATGGTGCAGCTTATGAAGCTGGGCTTAAGGAAGGCGATTTGGTTCAAAGTGTTGATGGAGCAGAAATTTCAAGCTGGTCAGATGTGGTAGAAATCATTAGACAGAATCCAAGTGAAGAATTGGAGTTTTTGGTGGAAAGAAACGGCCAGGAGTATACAATACCGGTTACTCCAAAGGTTCAGGATGTTGAAGGCGAAAAGATTGGAATTATTGGCGTATATAGTCCAATGGAGAAATCACCTTTAAAGGCCATTACCTATGGAGCTAAGGAAACCTATTTCTGGACTAAAGAGATTTTTGTCATGCTAGGCAAGCTTGTCACTGGACAGTTCTCAATTGATGCATTATCAGGCCCGGTAGGAATCTATGTTTCAACAGATACAGTAGCCAAATCCGGCATCTATTACCTAATGAAATGGGCAGGAATCCTAAGCATAAATCTGGGAATTATGAACCTGCTTCCAATTCCGGCTCTCGATGGCGGAAGATTAATGTTCTTTGCTGTTGAAGCTGTAAGAGGGAAGCCGATTGACCGCCATAAAGAGGGGATGGTCCACTTTATTGGGTTTGCCCTTTTAATGCTATTAATGCTAGTGGTCACTTGGAATGATATTCAGAGATTTTTCCTGTAAAAACTTAGCTGAGCTGCATGCAGAAGAAGTGGGAGGGCTCTGGTCTCAGGAAGCTATTAGCTTTTTCTGAAGTCCGGGGGACCCTTCTTTTGTTGAAAAGCAGATTCGATACATATTTTTAATTGAGGTGCAAATAAATGAAACAGAGCATGACGCTTATTCCTACATTAAAAGAAGTGCCAGCAGATGCGGAAACAAGAAGCCACCAATTATTGCTTAGGGCTGGTTTTATCCGCCAGAACGCAAGCGGAATTTATAGCTATATGCCTTTAGCGAAAAAAGTTCTGCAAAAGGTTGAAGCGATTATCAGGGAAGAAATGGACAATGCAGGGACTGCCGAGCTTCTGATGCCAGCCCTTCAGCAGGCTGAACTATGGCAGGAGTCCGGGCGCTGGTATACATATGGACCTGAACTGATGAGAATGAAGGATCGCCATGAGCGAGAATTCGCTCTGGGTGCCACTCATGAAGAAGTGATTACCAGCCTGGTTCGTGATGCCGTAAAATCATATAAGAAATTACCATTGGCTCTTTATCAGATTCAGACAAAATTCCGTGATGAGAAGCGTCCTCGCTTTGGGCTTCTTCGCGGGCGTGAGTTTATCATGAAGGATGCTTATTCATTTCACTCAAATCAAGAAAGCCTTGATGAAATGTATGATAAACTTTATACAGCTTATTCCAATGTGTTCAGACGCTGCGGCCTGAATTTCAGAGCTGTCATTGCTGACTCGGGTGCAATGGGCGGTAAAGATACACATGAATTCATGGTTCTTTCTGAAGTTGGAGAAGATACGATCGCTTACTCAGATACTTCCGACTACGCTGCCAATATTGAAATGGCCCCAGTCATTGCACAATACTCAAAGAGCAATGAGGAACCTAAGGAATTGGAAAAGGCAGAAACAGAAAACCAAAAAACGATTGAAGAAGTTTCATCTTTCCTGAACGTGGCTAAAGAGCAGTGCATAAAGACGCTTCTTTTTAAAGCTGATGAAAAATATGTTCTTGTTCTTGTCCGCGGCGACCATGAAGTAAATGACATCAAGCTTAAAAATCTGCTTGAGGCCGCTGCCGTGGAGCTTGCTGGTGCCGAAGAGACGAAGCAAATTCTCGGCTGTGCTGTTGGTTCTTTGGGACCTATTGGAGTGAAGGATATTGATATCATTGCCGATCATGCAGTGGAAGCCATTGTGAATGGTGTATGCGGCGCCAATGAAGAAGGAATTCATTATATCAATGTTAATTCAGAGCGTGATTTCAATGTAACCCAATATGCAGATCTCCGTTTCATTCAAGTGGGCGACCCTTCACCAGATGGACAAGGAACG includes:
- the rpsB gene encoding 30S ribosomal protein S2; the protein is MSVISMKQLLEAGVHFGHQTRRWNPKMKKYIFTERNGIYIIDLQKTVKKVEEAYNFVKELAGNGGTILFVGTKKQAQDSVKEEAIRSGMFYVNQRWLGGTLTNFETIQKRIARLKDIERMSEDGTFEVLPKKEVVQLKKEQERLEKFLGGIKDMKSLPDALFIIDPRKERIAVAEAHKLNIPIVGIVDTNCDPDEIDVVIPANDDAIRAVKLLTGKMADAILEAKQGEEVTTA
- the pyrH gene encoding UMP kinase yields the protein MSSPKYKRVVLKLSGEALAGEQGFGINPSVIKSIAAQVKDLAALGVEVAVVVGGGNIWRGKIGEEMGMDRANADYMGMLATVMNSLALQDSLENLGVETRVQTSIEMRQVAEPYIRRRAIRHLEKKRVVIFAAGTGNPYFSTDTTAALRAAEIEAEVILMAKNNVDGVYSADPRIDKNAKKYDELSYLDVLKEGLAVMDSTASSLCMDNNIPLIVFSIMEKGNINRAVMGETIGTIVRGKK
- the frr gene encoding ribosome recycling factor translates to MPKQVIADAKERMTKAISAYTRELASIRAGKANASLLDRITVDYYGAPTPVNQLAGVSAPEARLLVITPYDKSILGEIEKAILKSDIGLNPSNDGSVIRLAIPQLTEERRKELVKVVKKESEDAKVAIRNVRRDANDDLKKLEKNGEITEDDLRGFSDDIQKLTDDHISKIDELTKEKEKEILAV
- a CDS encoding FliA/WhiG family RNA polymerase sigma factor, with amino-acid sequence MADLITEESTYWAKWVDSRDAQAGNFLVKKYLPLVSYHVQRVSATLPKNVSRDDIRSLGLMGLYDALEKFDPARDLKFDTYASFRIRGAILDGLRKEDWLPRSTRDKAKKIETAIEKLEQRLMRNATVHEIAEEAEMQEDEVYSVMNEQFYANILSIDEQPDAEEKDGSYYIKDEKAIIPEEKVLKNEILEEMAEKILQLNEKEQLVLSLFYKEELTLTEIGEVMGLSTSRISQIHSKSIFKLRQLLEKAI
- a CDS encoding DUF6115 domain-containing protein: MTAFLLAISLLLNIVALLAIILLFLRQNKLMETEKKQEKVLVEMEEVISSYLIQMKEENDDFINKFSQINAKNQISVKEKSIRLNTEGKSDEHIASADEKSIRIARASVFQASKAYKNNLRASEEELNETEGLTSIKEAESVMQSDSSQRAKEAIFSSMEDQVFVMKKQGMNVEDIAKKLGKGKTEIELMLKFRQNQQE
- the tsf gene encoding translation elongation factor Ts, which gives rise to MAITAQMVKELREKTGAGMMDCKKALQETDGDMEKAIDFLREKGIAKAAKKGDRIAAEGLTSVKVDGNEAVILEVNSETDFVAKNEGFQTLVKEIAEHLLANKPASVEEAAGQTMANGATLESHINSAIAKIGEKLSLRRFEIKTKTDSDAFGAYLHMGGRIGVLTVLEGTTDEDAAKDVAMHIAALNPKYVSRDEVSQDEVERERQVLTQQALNEGKPENIVAKMVEGRLGKYFEDVCVNDQAFVKNPDQKVGKFVESKGGKILEFVRYEVGEGIEKREDNFAEEVMNQVKK
- a CDS encoding isoprenyl transferase, which encodes MFDKMKLWKSQNSSSDLRERVEKIKELQIPEHVAIIMDGNGRWAKKRALPRVAGHHEGMKVVRKITRFASDIGVKTLTLYAFSTENWKRPKMEVDFLMKLPEEFLGTFLPELIEENVQVRMIGYFDHLPAHTRNAVSKAMEETKNNTGLVLNFALNYGSRAEILEAVKHVLNDCKSGIMDENELNEEKFSSYLMTGGLKDPDLLIRTSGEIRLSNFMLWQLAYTEFWFTDVLWPDFNEEQMLEAIEVFQSRQRRFGGVQ
- a CDS encoding phosphatidate cytidylyltransferase, which codes for MKQRIITAIIFGAVLLPVIIYGGMPIIILAYLLASIALYELLKMRNLSLFSIPGIISLLLLWIFLLPKEFHSILDDLNYTKIEVALFGVLLFLTYTVATKNKFTFDDVAFSTMSTLYVGIGFYYFMETRFADQGLTYLFFALFLIWATDSGAYFIGKAMGKKKLWPEISPNKTVEGSLGGVVCALAVAVLFIIFTDIDESMLGLLVITAILSVFGQIGDLVESALKRHYNVKDSGNILPGHGGILDRFDSLLFVLPLLHFFHLL
- a CDS encoding DUF342 domain-containing protein, giving the protein MENQFQIIVDPQRLAALIQPLDINKLDGAVHHENLHKLLADEKITLGVSEEIIQRICKDPFSVEYPILLAKGIPAENGSDAYLLNEVTFDQQTRKKGFNFRDVLHIPSVKKGQLLASVIPSTPGAPGKDIFGQSVPAKNGKSLRVKAGKNVFVNGDKYYSLLDGQVSFTPNSISVNPVFEVIGDLDLKTGNINFVGNVMIRGNVPAGYEIKAGGDIIVTGLVEGSLLQADGNVLISGGISGSHKGSVISGGSVQAAYLNQAKVTAEQDVIITKSILHSHVHAGGAIRCSGALVIGGKLLSGSDMEIKELGNHLFTKTELFAGMNSNLDKAEKELLNESAKLQETIKKLDSIEGRLTEMARLTGKLSEEQRTIILKQRATKAHLQDKLTKINEELAELEKEKDEKMNASILIYGKVYPNTSMHFGKYSKVIRQTVKSFKFHFSKGEIRSDPLETAKNDPLLRK